The sequence CCGCCGCCGTCAGAAGTTTCGCCCCCGCCGCCGGGGCCTCGGTTTGCCAAGCCTTGTAGAGCGTGCTCCGCGCCTTTTCCACCGGCATCACCACCTGCCGGATCCGGTAGGTTTGGAGCAGCTCGCTGCCGCCGCCGACATGGCCGCCATCGGCGTGGCTGAGCACCACCGCATCCGGGGCCACCTCCAGGTTTCTCAGGGATGGCAGGACCGTGCGGTGGAACGTCCGGCGGTCCCCGCAATCGAGCAGCACCGCGCTGTCACCGCTGGCGAAACAGGCCGCTCCTCCACCGTATTCCAGATCGTAAACCAGCAGGAACGGCTTCTGTATCCGCCCGAAGTGGGTGTTTCCAAACGGCAGGCTGGCCAGCGACTCCGCCGTGGCCGTGCAGCCACGTGCCACCCAGCCGTTCAAGCGGTTCACTTGGGAAGCCGCTCCCGGCGAGAACGGAAACAAGAAGGTCGAAAACGCCGCCAGCACCATCAGGCCGAAGATTCCCAGCGACATCGGAATCGCCGCCAGGATCGCCACCGGCGTGGTCATCCGGAAATGCCATAGCGTCAGCGGGGTCGAACCCAGCCACGCCACCGCCGCCACGGCCACATCGTCGCTGCCCTTCCGCGCCAACCAATGCCAGCGCTCCTGCCACTTCGTCAGCAACACCCGTGGCAGGTAGTCGTCATGGGCCACGAAACGCCCCATCCAATGGCGGCAGGGCTCGCCTAGGAATCCGATCACGGCAACCACGCCGTAGGAAAGCTGGACCCCGGGCAACAGCAGCAACCGCCCCTCCCACAGCGCGGTGCACAGCAGCACCGCCCCGAGGCCATTGAGCAAGCTCGGCCGCCGCCGCAGCGCGAATGCCGCTAGGAACACCGCTCCCATCCAGGCCGAACGCAGCGCGGGCGGACTGTTTCCGCTGATCCACGAATAGCCGAACATCAGCGCAATCAGCAGCGGCACAGCCACCTGCCGGGAAACCCCGAATCGCCCGAGCACGAACCAGCAGATGATCCCGGCCAGCGCCACGTGCATGCCGCTCACCGAGAACGCATGGAGCGTGCCGCTGTCCCGGTAGGCCGCGATCAGCGCATCCTCGCCACGCGGATATTCCCCGATCACCACCGCCCGGATCACATCCGCCTCCTGGCTGTCCGGGGGCAGGCCGATGGTGACCGCTTCCCGGAACCCCTTCCGGATCCACGCGCCAAACGCCGCGATCTTCCCGGTGGCGACCTCACCCGAACCCCGGTCCGCCAGAAACATCGCCGCCAGCCCCTGCTGCCGGAACCACGCCACCTGATCGAACTCGCCCGGATTCCGCGGCGGCTCCGCATCGGCGAACTTCCCCCGCGCCGAGACCTTCGCGCCCGCGACCGGCGGCTCGCCTTCCCCCAACCACCAGGCAATCGCGATTGGCAGCCCGTTTCCGCCAGAAAGCCGCACCGGTGCCGACCACCCGGACGTGGTCGCCCGGGCATCCGCCAACAACGTTCCGGAAACGGCCGGACGCGGCACCGCCACCAAGGCCGCGGTCGCCGCGGCACGGTCGTGCTCATGCTTCCAAAGCAATCCACCCGACGCCCCGGCGCAGATCAGCGCGAACAGCGCCCCGCGCCAGGAAGTCAGCCACCATGCCACCGCCGCGAGGGCGATGGCCGCACCCGTTCCCCACTCCGGGGACAGACACCAGAACGTCACCGCGACAACCGCCGCCACGGCACCACCGAACAGCGGGTTCAGCCGGAAAAAGCCGCCCAACCGCCGCTGCATGGCTTCAGATCAAGCCCCACTCGTGGAGACGGTGGCGGGCGTTGGCCGAGTGGCGGGTGTTCGGGAACTGCTCCATCACCTGATTGAGGATCGAGGCCGCGGTCATGCGGTCCTTGTTGTCCTCGTCATACAGTTCGGCGAGGCGGAACAGGAGGTAGGCCGCGTCGTTGAGCTCCCACTCCTGGCCTTCGAGCGCGGTCCGGATCGTCTGGATCGCCGCCGCCGGGTCCTCGAGGTTCTCGCGCTGGATCTTGGCGATTTCCACCCATGGCAGGCGGTTCATCGGCTCGTTCTGGGCCGCGATCTTGAAGGCCTCGATCGCGCCATGATAGTCGCCCTGCGCCACCTTCGAGCGGGCGTCGTGCATCACATCGGCTTCGACTTCCTCGCCGCTGTCGTAGACGGAATGCGTGAACCGGTGAGCCACGATCGGCAGGACTTCGACGACGACCACCACCCCGACCAAGCCGGCGGTGAGGAACGCCAGCAGCATGCCGGAAAACTTTTTCTCATCCTTCTTGGCATCGATCTGGCTCTGCCATTTCGGCACCTCCTCGATCTCCTCGTTGGTGGCCGTGGCCGCGTCGATCTTCTTCTGGATGGCCGCCATCTCGGGGCTGGGCTTGGAGTTCATCACCCAACCGCCCGCCACGAGCACCGCCAGAACCAGATAGATCACCCATTTCATGTTTCTGGAAATCTATCCGACCGCCTCTGATTGACGGAAGGAAAAACTGAGCCTCGCTCAGACCCGCTTCGCGTTGCGGCCCTCGTCGATCAGCTTCCAGAAGTGCTTGGACTTCGCCAGCTCCTCGTCCTCGCCCACCGGCATCTTCGAGCGGAAGAGGAAGTCGGAGAGCGTGCCGCGGTGCAGCACCCGGTGGACGATCACCGCGCCCTCCTTCACCTCGAAATAGAAGCGGTAATCCTTCGAACGGAACCGGTAGAGCGTCTTGCCGTCGCGCTCGATCTTGCCGAAGCGCTCGCCATCCATGTTCTCCAGGTCCTTTTCGGAAACCTTGAACTCATCGAGCAGCTCAAGCTGTTCGAGCGTGCCGAGCTGGGAGATTTCGGCCGCGCTGATTTCGTTGAAGACGATCTGGAACACGCGGCGGAGCGTAGGCACCGGCGGATTCCGATCAAGTTCGGACCGCCTGCCACTTCGAGAATCCCGCTCGGGGCGGCTTGACAGCCCCATTCCGATCCCCCAACTTCCGCCCGTGACCATCAAGTCCAGCGAGCTCCTTCTGCTCGGCCACCTCCTTCTAGGGTTGGCCTCCCGCTGAACTTTACCCTCTTATCTCCATTGGTCATCCGTCGTCCCGCATTTGTTCGCGGGCCGGATCTTCTTTCCGCCACCCGGCACGAATTCCCATCCGTTTTCCCATTTTCATTTTCCATGAATCCCACCGCGATTTCCAAGTATCGACCTTTCCCGCCCGTCCGGCTGCCTGACCGCACCTGGCCGGACCAGACCATCACCACGGCGCCGATCTGGTGTTCCGTCGACCTGCGCGACGGCAATCAGGCGCTCCCGCAGCCGATGTCGGTGGAGGAGAAGCTCGAGTTCTTCGACCTGCTGTGCCGGATCGGCTTCAAGCAGATCGAGGTCGGATTCCCGTCCGCCGCGGACACCGAGTTCAATTTCCTGCGCCGCCTGATCGAGGAGGACCGCATCCCGGAGGACGTGACCATCCAGATCCTGGTGCAGACCCGCGAGCACCTGATCCGCCGCTCGTTCGACGCCATCGCCGGGGCGAAACGCGCGATCGTCCACATCTACAACTCGACCTCGCCGCTGCAACGCCGCGTGACCTTCAGCGATGCCTCCCGCGAGGACATCAAGAAGCTGGCCGTGGACGGTGCGAAGCTGGTCAAGGAGCTGGTCCCGACCATCCCGCAGACCGAGGTGATCCTGCAATACTCGCCGGAGTCCTTCTCCGACACCGAACTCGATTTCGCCGCCGAGATCTGCAACGCCGTCATCGAGGTCTGGCAGCCCACCCCGGAGAAAAAGATGATCGTCAACCTGCCGGACACCGTCCAGTGGACCACACCGAACATCCACGCCGACATGATCGAGTGGATGATCCGCCACCTGAACCGCCGCGAATCGGTCATCGTCTCCCTGCACACCCACAACGACCGCGGCACCGGCACCGCCGCCACCGAGCTGGGCCTGATGGCCGGCGCGGACCGCGTGGAAGGCACGCTCTTCGGCAACGGCGAGCGCACCGGCAACCTGGACATCGTGAACGTGGCGCTGAACATGAACGGCCACGGCATCGAGACCGGCCTGGATTTCTCCGACCTGCCCGCGATCCGCGCGGTGTACGAGCGCATCACCAAGATGATCGTCTCCGAGCGCCAGCCCTACGCCGGCGAGCTGGTCTTCACCGCCTTCTCCGGCTCCCACCAGGACGCCATCAAGAAAGGCCTGGACCGCCGCGAGAAGGAAACCGCCGCCGACCCGGCCACCCCCTGGGGCGTGCCCTACCTGACCATCGATCCACAGGACAT comes from Luteolibacter sp. LG18 and encodes:
- a CDS encoding ComEC/Rec2 family competence protein; this encodes MQRRLGGFFRLNPLFGGAVAAVVAVTFWCLSPEWGTGAAIALAAVAWWLTSWRGALFALICAGASGGLLWKHEHDRAAATAALVAVPRPAVSGTLLADARATTSGWSAPVRLSGGNGLPIAIAWWLGEGEPPVAGAKVSARGKFADAEPPRNPGEFDQVAWFRQQGLAAMFLADRGSGEVATGKIAAFGAWIRKGFREAVTIGLPPDSQEADVIRAVVIGEYPRGEDALIAAYRDSGTLHAFSVSGMHVALAGIICWFVLGRFGVSRQVAVPLLIALMFGYSWISGNSPPALRSAWMGAVFLAAFALRRRPSLLNGLGAVLLCTALWEGRLLLLPGVQLSYGVVAVIGFLGEPCRHWMGRFVAHDDYLPRVLLTKWQERWHWLARKGSDDVAVAAVAWLGSTPLTLWHFRMTTPVAILAAIPMSLGIFGLMVLAAFSTFLFPFSPGAASQVNRLNGWVARGCTATAESLASLPFGNTHFGRIQKPFLLVYDLEYGGGAACFASGDSAVLLDCGDRRTFHRTVLPSLRNLEVAPDAVVLSHADGGHVGGGSELLQTYRIRQVVMPVEKARSTLYKAWQTEAPAAGAKLLTAAEGMRLPLADGAWLEVVAVPDSAAKGGVADDQVAIYRLHWQRWKILFVNDAGQKTERRLLEADVDLRADVLIAGHHRSDLSLGDGFVQAVAPKAIIVSNAAFPVTEHLDPAKTAWWRGQGIEVFDQRESGGVTVRPVEQGLRLEGFVSGRASVLTR
- a CDS encoding tetratricopeptide repeat protein, whose amino-acid sequence is MKWVIYLVLAVLVAGGWVMNSKPSPEMAAIQKKIDAATATNEEIEEVPKWQSQIDAKKDEKKFSGMLLAFLTAGLVGVVVVVEVLPIVAHRFTHSVYDSGEEVEADVMHDARSKVAQGDYHGAIEAFKIAAQNEPMNRLPWVEIAKIQRENLEDPAAAIQTIRTALEGQEWELNDAAYLLFRLAELYDEDNKDRMTAASILNQVMEQFPNTRHSANARHRLHEWGLI
- the leuA gene encoding 2-isopropylmalate synthase, which produces MNPTAISKYRPFPPVRLPDRTWPDQTITTAPIWCSVDLRDGNQALPQPMSVEEKLEFFDLLCRIGFKQIEVGFPSAADTEFNFLRRLIEEDRIPEDVTIQILVQTREHLIRRSFDAIAGAKRAIVHIYNSTSPLQRRVTFSDASREDIKKLAVDGAKLVKELVPTIPQTEVILQYSPESFSDTELDFAAEICNAVIEVWQPTPEKKMIVNLPDTVQWTTPNIHADMIEWMIRHLNRRESVIVSLHTHNDRGTGTAATELGLMAGADRVEGTLFGNGERTGNLDIVNVALNMNGHGIETGLDFSDLPAIRAVYERITKMIVSERQPYAGELVFTAFSGSHQDAIKKGLDRREKETAADPATPWGVPYLTIDPQDIGRSYEAIIRINSQSGKGGIAYILDREHGLDLPKTMHPQVGKYVYDLADQLGRELTPDEIRDAFYLRFTNLTSPLVLVDYELVHHIESRGQVECSAVVRLDGDEKQIKGVGNGPINAFVHALESIGLKDFKVTDYRSHAVRGGSDANAAAYVQVQHDDGRIVWGCGVDPSIEMAGLKALVSSWNLLR